Proteins found in one Bacteroidales bacterium genomic segment:
- a CDS encoding BRO family protein, whose translation MNDIQNTSGNLLSFEDFKNENGTTYWWASDLMMMLGYKDMKSFQNVLDRATKAFVSLNIPHYENIIAFQREIDGQKKQDFKLTRFACYIAVMNGDPKKVEVAQAQVYFAQQTRKFELYIQNNDQIERLLIREELTEGNKSLASVVKEFGIENFAKFQNAGYVGMYNMPSWQLEKKRGVKKGKLMDYMGRTELAANLFRVTQAEERIKNKGITGQSNLEQTHFQVGREVREIIQKNVGKNPENLPIEKRLSDVKKELKEGHRKMLKEDKKDKE comes from the coding sequence ATGAACGATATACAAAACACAAGTGGTAATTTATTATCATTCGAAGACTTTAAAAACGAGAATGGAACTACATATTGGTGGGCATCAGACTTAATGATGATGCTCGGCTATAAAGATATGAAGTCTTTTCAAAATGTATTGGATAGAGCAACAAAAGCTTTTGTTTCATTAAATATTCCTCATTACGAAAATATAATTGCTTTTCAGAGAGAAATTGATGGACAAAAAAAGCAAGATTTTAAATTAACAAGATTTGCTTGTTATATTGCAGTAATGAATGGCGATCCTAAAAAAGTTGAGGTCGCTCAAGCACAAGTATATTTTGCTCAGCAAACAAGAAAATTTGAGCTCTATATTCAAAATAATGACCAAATTGAAAGATTATTAATTAGAGAGGAATTAACTGAAGGCAATAAATCTTTAGCTTCGGTAGTAAAAGAATTTGGTATAGAAAATTTTGCCAAATTTCAAAATGCAGGATATGTAGGAATGTATAATATGCCTTCTTGGCAACTAGAAAAAAAACGTGGAGTTAAAAAAGGAAAATTAATGGATTATATGGGACGAACTGAATTAGCCGCGAACTTATTTAGAGTTACACAAGCAGAAGAAAGAATTAAAAATAAAGGAATTACTGGTCAATCGAATTTAGAACAAACACATTTTCAAGTTGGAAGAGAGGTTAGAGAAATTATTCAAAAAAATGTTGGGAAAAATCCTGAAAATTTGCCTATAGAAAAACGCCTTTCTGACGTAAAAAAAGAATTGAAAGAAGGACATAGAAAAATGCTTAAAGAAGATAAAAAAGATAAAGAATAA
- a CDS encoding M14 family metallopeptidase: MKTKYFFLISFVFIMYSAQAQVKLQTIAEKTNFESTSKNEDVISFIEQLKTISKNISVEKFITSTEDYEVPLLVIANPLPVVKDNKFVKDGRTVVYIQANIHAGEVEGKEATLMLARDLLEKKNEEIFKNIVLLICPNFNPDGNQKISTKNRKSQNGPKNGVGIRYNGQMLDINRDALKAESPEMQALLTTVLNKWDPAVFVDCHTTNGSYHEEPVTFTWMMNANTDRTLINFMRDKMMPAVSKTLNKKYATENCFYGEFVDLMRLEKGWVSYAFEPRYLTNYVGLRNRLSILNENYVYADFKTRVYGCYNLLWSILDYVAANSKAINMLIDSSDAKIIQRGLNPLKTDSFAVTFNCLPTPEKITIKAFEVDSGYNENSYMPYIKTDRKRTVTVPYLAEYFPKTSVKFPYAYIINTFDRDCIDLLLLHGIKIEKLKDTCTLNVESFVISDLKPSPRLNQGHYTNTMTGNTKMENIFFNAGTYVVRTAQPLANIAAYLLEPQVEDGMVYWNYFDKYLVPQWGDSYNPYPVYKLLDKIDLKVIDVGKNK, translated from the coding sequence ATGAAAACAAAATATTTCTTTCTGATAAGTTTTGTATTTATCATGTACTCTGCGCAGGCACAAGTTAAGCTTCAAACAATTGCTGAAAAAACAAACTTCGAATCTACATCGAAGAATGAAGATGTGATTTCATTCATCGAACAACTGAAAACAATTTCGAAAAATATTTCTGTAGAAAAATTCATCACATCAACCGAAGATTATGAAGTGCCTTTGCTTGTAATTGCAAACCCATTGCCTGTTGTAAAAGATAACAAGTTTGTGAAGGACGGGCGAACCGTGGTTTATATCCAGGCGAATATTCATGCCGGCGAAGTGGAAGGAAAAGAAGCAACATTAATGCTGGCGCGTGATTTACTTGAAAAGAAAAACGAAGAAATTTTTAAAAATATTGTTTTGCTTATCTGTCCGAATTTTAATCCCGATGGAAATCAAAAAATAAGTACTAAAAACCGAAAGAGTCAGAACGGACCGAAGAATGGTGTTGGAATAAGATATAACGGACAAATGCTCGACATTAACCGCGATGCATTAAAAGCTGAATCGCCAGAAATGCAGGCATTACTGACAACTGTTTTAAATAAATGGGACCCCGCTGTATTTGTTGACTGTCACACTACCAACGGTTCGTACCACGAAGAGCCTGTAACTTTCACATGGATGATGAATGCCAATACCGACAGGACTCTTATTAATTTCATGCGCGATAAAATGATGCCCGCTGTTTCGAAAACTCTGAATAAAAAATACGCAACTGAAAATTGTTTCTATGGCGAATTTGTAGATTTGATGCGCCTCGAAAAAGGATGGGTATCGTACGCTTTTGAACCAAGATACCTGACAAACTATGTTGGCTTGCGAAACCGTCTTTCGATATTAAATGAAAATTATGTTTATGCCGATTTCAAAACAAGAGTGTATGGTTGTTATAATTTGTTGTGGTCGATACTTGATTATGTTGCGGCAAACAGCAAAGCCATCAACATGCTTATCGATTCTTCGGATGCAAAAATAATTCAGCGCGGATTGAATCCATTGAAAACCGATTCGTTTGCTGTTACCTTCAACTGCCTGCCTACTCCCGAAAAAATTACCATCAAAGCATTTGAAGTTGATTCGGGTTATAACGAAAATAGCTATATGCCTTACATAAAAACCGACCGCAAGCGAACTGTTACTGTTCCTTATCTTGCAGAATATTTCCCGAAGACAAGTGTAAAATTTCCGTATGCATATATCATTAACACGTTTGACAGGGATTGCATCGATTTGCTTTTGTTGCATGGAATTAAGATTGAAAAGCTGAAAGACACATGTACATTAAATGTTGAATCGTTTGTGATAAGCGACTTAAAACCCTCGCCACGACTGAACCAGGGACATTACACCAACACCATGACCGGCAACACAAAAATGGAAAATATATTTTTTAATGCCGGAACTTATGTTGTACGTACCGCGCAGCCACTAGCAAATATTGCAGCCTACCTATTAGAGCCACAGGTGGAAGATGGCATGGTGTATTGGAATTATTTTGATAAATACTTGGTTCCGCAATGGGGCGACAGCTACAACCCTTATCCTGTTTATAAATTGCTTGATAAAATAGATTTGAAAGTAATTGACGTGGGAAAAAATAAATAG